The Manihot esculenta cultivar AM560-2 chromosome 1, M.esculenta_v8, whole genome shotgun sequence genome has a window encoding:
- the LOC110629498 gene encoding G-type lectin S-receptor-like serine/threonine-protein kinase LECRK3 — protein MASIGLPKLVFSFFLFFLQLISGLEKIDLNTTLLADDNSSPCVSPFGDFAFGFRKLNNTNLFFLAIWFDKIPDKTIVWSAKIDDPVQQGSKLQITANGLVLADPSGQQIWTSGINQTSAASYGAMLDTGNFVVVGTNSNYLWESFKNPTDTILPSQTLEPGTALFSRLLETNFSRGRFELYFSDGDLRLSPLAWPTEFRYDPYFKSGTSANVSQLVFNGSSSDIYLMQKNGMIVQLQWQSQNTAHSVSGNYYRATLDYNGVFTQYAHPRDSNGEQSWSIVQYIPENICSAISNDLGSGACGYNSYCSMSNGRPTCRCPLGYSLMDQNNPFGGCKPNFPMGCGVDDASENMEELYELQELKNVNWPQGDYERLQPYSEEQCRTSCLQDCMCDVAIVGYSMCWKKRIPLGNGRFDMNSRALIKVRKGVPLDYPGPACNIKKKDKSILLGSLSTSLALNAFLLIIVPLILLFKRKRKSNRATEVSTLLESNLHVFTYKELEEATNNFKEQVGKGSSAIVYKGILNFAENKAIAVKKLDKLSLEADKEFRNELKAIGKTCHKNLVRLLGFCEEGAHRLLVYEFMTNGTLANFLLGIPKPGWNIRAKIALEIARGLVYLHEECDVPIIHCDIKPENILLDELFTARISDFGLVKLLLSNQSRTMTNIRGTRGYVAPEWFRNVAITAKVDIYSFGVMLLEIICCRKNVPKLEQEEILIDWVYDCFVEGRIDDVVEFDKEAMADKDRVSRWVTIAIWCIQEDPSKRPSMRMALQMLEGLVEVPLPIFSSTYSDV, from the coding sequence ATGGCTTCCATTGGATTGCCTAAACTCGTTTTTTCCTTCTTCCTGTTTTTCCTACAATTAATTTCTGGCTTGGAGAAGATCGACTTGAACACAACATTACTTGCAGATGACAACAGCTCCCCATGCGTTTCTCCTTTTGGGGACTTCGCTTTCGGTTTCCGAAAACTCAACAATACCAACCTCTTCTTTCTTGCCATCTGGTTTGACAAAATTCCTGATAAAACTATTGTTTGGAGCGCAAAAATAGATGATCCAGTCCAACAAGGCTCCAAGCTCCAGATTACTGCCAACGGCCTTGTACTTGCTGATCCTAGTGGTCAACAAATATGGACTAGTGGAATCAACCAAACTTCAGCTGCTTCCTATGGTGCTATGCTTGACACTGGCAACTTTGTTGTTGTTGGTACCAATTCCAATTACCTATGGGAGAGCTTCAAAAATCCCACAGACACCATCCTGCCTTCTCAAACACTGGAACCAGGCACTGCCTTGTTCTCTAGACTCTTAGAAACAAACTTCTCCAGAGGAAGGTTTGAGCTTTATTTCTCCGATGGTGATCTCCGGCTCAGTCCACTTGCCTGGCCAACTGAGTTTCGTTATGATCCTTATTTTAAGAGTGGAACTTCTGCCAATGTTTCACAGCTTGTTTTCAATGGATCATCATCTGATATCTACTTGATGCAGAAAAATGGAATGATTGTCCAACTCCAATGGCAGAGTCAGAACACAGCACACAGCGTGTCTGGAAACTATTATCGAGCAACACTTGATTATAATGGAGTCTTCACGCAGTATGCCCATCCCAGGGACTCCAATGGTGAGCAGAGCTGGTCAATCGTGCAATACATCCCTGAAAATATTTGTTCTGCCATAAGCAATGATCTTGGTAGTGGTGCATGCGGGTATAATAGCTACTGCAGCATGTCAAATGGCAGGCCTACTTGTAGGTGCCCACTTGGATATTCACTTATGGATCAAAATAATCCATTTGGAGGTTGCAAACCAAATTTTCCTATGGGTTGTGGAGTTGATGATGCATCAGAGAACATGGAAGAATTATATGAATTGCAGGAGCTTAAAAATGTGAATTGGCCTCAGGGAGATTACGAAAGGTTGCAGCCTTATAGTGAAGAACAATGCAGAACTTCTTGTTTGCAAGATTGTATGTGCGATGTTGCCATTGTTGGTTACTCAATGTGTTGGAAGAAAAGGATACCTCTTGGTAACGGAAGATTTGATATGAACTCAAGAGCTCTAATCAAAGTTAGAAAAGGTGTTCCTTTGGATTACCCTGGTCCTGCATGCAACATAAAGAAGAAGGATAAGTCGATCCTCTTAGGATCACTAAGTACCTCCCTTGCCCTGAATGCATTTCTTCTAATAATAGTTCCTCTAATTCTCTTATTCAAACGAAAAAGGAAATCAAACAGAGCCACTGAAGTTTCAACCCTCCTGGAATCAAATCTGCATGTGTTCACTTATAAGGAACTTGAGGAAGCAACCAATAACTTCAAAGAACAAGTCGGCAAGGGATCTTCCGCAATTGTCTATAAAGGCATCCTGAACTTTGCTGAAAATAAAGCAATCGCGGTGAAGAAGTTGGATAAGTTGTCCCTAGAGGCCGACAAAGAATTCAGAAATGAACTGAAGGCAATTGGGAAGACATGCCACAAGAATCTTGTCCGGCTGTTGGGTTTCTGTGAAGAGGGAGCTCACCGCCTTttggtttatgagtttatgacTAATGGTACATTAGCAAATTTTCTCCTCGGGATTCCAAAGCCTGGTTGGAATATAAGAGCTAAAATTGCCTTGGAGATTGCGAGAGGGCTTGTGTATTTACATGAAGAGTGTGATGTTCCAATCATTCACTGTGATATAAAGCCTGAAAACATACTCCTAGATGAACTTTTCACTGCAAGGATTTCTGATTTTGGGTTAGTGAAATTGTTACTCTCTAACCAGAGTCGAACTATGACCAATATCAGAGGAACGAGAGGATATGTGGCTCCTGAATGGTTCAGAAATGTAGCTATTACAGCTAAAGTAGACATTTACAGTTTTGGCGTTATGTTGTTAGAAATTATCTGCTGCAGAAAGAATGTACCGAAACTCGAGCAGGAAGAGATACTAATAGACTGGGTTTATGATTGTTTTGTGGAAGGGAGGATAGATGATGTGGTTGAGTTTGATAAAGAAGCTATGGCTGATAAGGACAGGGTAAGCAGATGGGTAACCATAGCCATCTGGTGTATCCAAGAGGATCCTTCGAAAAGGCCTTCAATGAGGATGGCTCTGCAAATGCTAGAAGGACTTGTTGAAGTACCGTTGCCCATCTTCAGCTCTACTTATTCAGATGTTTGA